The following are from one region of the Acipenser ruthenus chromosome 19, fAciRut3.2 maternal haplotype, whole genome shotgun sequence genome:
- the LOC117424415 gene encoding chromobox protein homolog 8-like, with amino-acid sequence MELSAVGERVFAAESIIKRRIRKGRMEYLVKWKGWSQKYSTWEPEENILDARLFAAFEERERERELFGPKKRGPKPKTFLLKAQAKAKAKTYEFRSDAARGIRVPYQGGIDPDPGIPPRSREGLRRIVPTILPPGSINRGESVRSSRAVDTPRDKKQTEPQEGVRVPKKRGPKPGKSRLKNNAASFVTEAPKRSKLDDHGEGAGNYQRVKAGNPDGTMSEKTGPGLSVIQLSRWQQGEPGSGHKHGRGAPSGSTHKYGTESSINLAKSGLDVPRTKHRVENTGFPHHRRKHVSKNSTYAPSNNSSSSKPSLIANIPVSRILGEPEEESWSPSLKNLEKVVVTDVTTNFLTVTIKESSTDEGFFKEKI; translated from the exons ATGGAGCTCTCAGCTGTAGGGGAGCGAGTGTTCGCAGCCGAATCCATCATTAAACGGAGGATTAGAAAA gggcgaaTGGAATACCTGGTCAAGTGGAAGGGTTGGTCTCAGAA GTACAGCACCTGGGAACCTGAGGAAAACATCCTGGATGCCCGCCTGTTCGCAGCGTTTGAAGAAAG GGAACGTGAAAGGGAGCTGTTTGGTCCTAAAAAACGGGGACCAAAACCCAAAACGTTTCTGTTAAAG GCACAAGCCAAGGCTAAAGCCAAGACATACGAATTCAGAAGTGATGCAGCTCGGGGGATTCGAGTCCCTTACCAAGGAGGGATTGATCCAGATCCTGGTATCCCTCCCAGGTCCCGAGAAGGGTTGAGGAGGATCGTCCCAACCATTCTGCCTCCTGGCAGTATCAACAGAGGGGAAAGTGTTAGAAGCAGCAGGGCTGTAGATACCCCGcgagataaaaaacaaacagaacctcAAGAAGGAGTACGAGTACCTAAAAAACGAGGTCCCAAACCTGGCAAATCCCGTTTGAAAAATAACGCAGCGAGTTTCGTCACAGAGGCTCCCAAAAGAAGTAAACTGGACGATCACGGGGAAGGTGCGGGAAATTACCAACGTGTAAAAGCGGGAAATCCCGATGGAACTATGTCAGAGAAGACCGGACCAGGTTTAAGTGTGATTCAGTTGTCCAGGTGGCAACAAGGTGAACCAGGTTCTGGTCACAAACATGGACGAGGGGCACCGAGTGGCAGCACCCATAAATATGGTACAGAAAGCAGTATTAACCTGGCCAAATCAGGTTTAGATGTGCCTAGGACTAAGCATAGGGTAGAAAATACTGGGTTCCCACACCACAGAAGGAAGCATGTCTCGAAAAACAGTACCTATGCGCCCAGCAATAATTCTTCAAGTTCAAAACCATCCCTTATTGCCAACATACCAGTGTCGAGAATACTGGGGGAGCCAGAAGAGGAATCCTGGAGCCCGTCTTTGAAGAACCTGGAGAAAGTTGTTGTAACGGACGTAACAACAAACTTTCTGACTGTAACCATCAAAGAAAGCAGCACGGATGAAGGGTTCTTTAAGGAgaaaatctaa